In the Styela clava chromosome 8, kaStyClav1.hap1.2, whole genome shotgun sequence genome, one interval contains:
- the LOC144425730 gene encoding anoctamin-5-like isoform X5, producing MCERDCCSKFICCRCWDFLFYPNDDGKPRATLYFKDNERRIDFVLAYDDDEQDSEKKTKRDKFENGLMETGLQLEWEPKEESQDQKTCFVKIHAPWSVLLKYAEIMRIKMPLKEDESCESREKLEEEHENADICCHSVWSKCKCCFDPCRLDSGFIEDEGNYYTAEFSKEKQSFFDIKDRKTFFSNSERSRITYRILSETRFAPGKLQLGIQRLINQSVYDSAFPLHEGKHTAKDSKLPVNSNMRRMLYWEWARWGRWYKFQPLDAVRTYLGEKIAMYFAFLGFYTQMLAIAALVGTIVVIYGGVTLVQSDNPSREICDDTYPTYVGNETMCPVCDVDCSYWKLTTSCLAARFTHLFDNNSTIFFAVFMSLWATMFLEFWKREQFRLSYEWDLVDYDEEQDLIRPEFEAVVKKERLNPVTQQKEPYLDARTKYSRVAFSLVTVIFWLLVIVAAVFAIIVYRLAIKAIFAVSIDFTQVQDVELIGQFATPQMLTTITASLLSLIVIMVLNKVYEVVALKLTHMELPRTQMEFDDSFTFKMFCFQFVNYYSYLFYVAFFKTSIAGNPSNYTYLGDWRWEQCDPGGCMYELSIQLIIIMLGKQLWNNTLEIVLPWTLNKYRQYKSTKRSKEMPDNEYTRWEQDYDLQQATEMGLFYEYLEMIIQFGFVTLFVAAFPLAPLLALLNNIIEIRLDANKFICELRRPLAQKCADIGAWYHLLEFIATISVVTNSFTIAITSEAIPKMVYYYEYSIEPYGSYTERTLQGYTNDSLSLFNTSDFSERSMPKNPDPFGTGNVTICRYRDYRTPPSSDPKYALTMQYWHVVAARLAFVIVMEHVVFLLKRFLDYIIPDRPKKLRDLIKREHFLVKEMLVKAEAEHLWKQGVKTENEMAGRKEKPTGNTRTVQPMMSSTFDNFSIADHVSSSTPL from the exons ATGTGTGAACGCGATTGCTGTTCGAAGTTTATTTGCTGCCGTTGTTGGGATTTCTTATTCTATCCTAATGATGACGGG aaaCCGAGAGCCACATTGTACTTCAAAGATAATGAACGACGAATAGACTTCGTGCTCGCCTATGACGACGATGAACAAGACAGCGAGAAGAAAACCAAAcgagataaatttgaaaatggccTTATGGAAACCGGTCTTCAATTGGAGTGGGAGCCCAAAGAG GAATCTCAAGATCAAAAAACCTGTTTTGTCAAAATTCATGCTCCATGGTCCGTTTTGTTGAAATATGCTGAAATAATGCGAATCAAAATGCCTTTGAAGGAAGACGAATCTTGTGAATCGCGAGAAAAGCTCGAGGAAGAACATGAGAATGCCGATATTTGTTGCCATTCGGTCTGGTCCAAATGTAAATGCTGTTTCGATCCATGTAGATTGGACAGTGGCTTTATTGAG GATGAAGGAAATTATTACACTGCTGAGTTTTCCAAAGAAAAACAGTCGTTTTTTGATATAAAAGATAGGAAGACATTCTTTTCTAATTCGGAAAGATCCAGAATT ACTTACCGGATTTTAAGTGAAACTAGATTTGCTCCAGGGAAATTACAACTTGGAATACAAAGGCTCATTAATCAAAGTGTATACGATTCTGCATTTCCGTTGCATGAG GGCAAGCATACGGCCAAAGATTCTAAGTTACCTGTAAACAGTAATATGCGACGAATGCTGTATTGGGAATGGGCAAGATGGGGTCGGTGGTACAAATTTCAACCACTGGATGCAGTCAG AACGTATCTAGGGGAAAAGATAGCTATGTATTTTGCTTTCCTCGGCTTCTATACTCAGATGCTGGCTATAGCTGCTCTTGTTGGAACGATTGTTGTTATTTATGGAGGCGTGACCCTTGTCCAAAGCGATAATCCTAG TCGTGAAATATGTGATGACACCTATCCAACATATGTTGGGAATGAAACAATGTGTCCTGTATGTGACGTTGATTGTTCGTACTGGAAGTTGACAACTTCGTGTCTCGCAGCTCGG TTCACACATCTCTTTGACAACAATTCTACgatattttttgctgttttcaTGTCTCTATGGG CAACCATGTTTCTTGAATTTTGGAAGCGTGAACAATTTCGTCTTTCGTATGAATGGGATTTAGTCGATTACGACGAAGAACAAGATCTAATTCGGCCGGAGTTTGAGGCTGTTGTTAAAAAGGAACGGTTGAATCCAGTCACCCAACAAAAAGAACCTTACCTCGACGCGCGAACAAAATATTCGCGAGTGGCATTTTCATTGGTCACTGTGATTTTCTGG CTTCTCGTAATCGTGGCGGCTGTTTTTGCCATCATTGTTTATCGTCTCGCTATCAAGGCAATTTTCGCTGTATCTATCGATTTCACCCAAGTACAAGATGTTGAATTGATTGGCCAGTTTGCGACTCCACAGATGTTGACTACGATAACTGCTTCATTACTATCTCTCATTGTCATTATGGTACTAAACAAG GTTTACGAAGTCGTCGCATTAAAGCTCACACATATGG AATTACCAAGAACTCAGATGGAATTCGATGACAGTTTCACcttcaaaatgttttgtttcCAATTTGTGAATTATTATTCCTACCTATTTTATGTCGCGTTTTTCAAGACATCGATAGCTGGCAATCCCAGCAATTATACTTATCTCGGAGACTGGAGATGGGAACAg TGTGATCCTGGTGGTTGTATGTACGAACTATCAATCCAGCTGATCATTATCATGCTCGGAAAACAATTGTGGAATAATACGTTGGAGATAGTACTTCCATGGACCCTGAATAAATACAG GCAATATAAATCAACTAAGCGTTCGAAAGAAATGCCTGATAACGAATATACAAGATGGGAGCAGGATTATGATTTACAACAAGCAACTGAGATGGGATTGTTTTATGAATACTTGGAAATGA ttaTACAATTTGGATTTGTCACATTATTCGTTGCCGCATTTCCCTTGGCTCCTCTTCTTGCTTTACTCAACAATATCATCGAAATACGACTTGATGCCAACAAATTTATATGTGAACTCAG aCGACCTCTCGCTCAGAAATGCGCTGATATTGGAGCTTGGTACCACTTACTTGAATTTATTGCGACTATCTCAGTCGTAACTAAC tCATTCACCATAGCTATAACATCAGAAGCAATCCCCAAGATGGTTTACTATTACGAATATTCAATAGAACCATACGGATCATACACGGAAAGAACCCTTCAG GGATACACAAATGACAGTCTATCTTTATTCAACACGTCTGATTTCAGTGAACGAAGTATGCCGAAAAATCCTGATCCATTTGGTACTGGCAATGTTACAATTTGCAG GTACCGGGATTATCGAACACCACCGTCGTCTGATCCAAAATATGCGTTAACAATGCAGTATTGGCATGTTGTCGCCGCTAGATTAGCTTTCGTTATCGTTATGGAG CATGTCGTATTCTTATTGAAACGATTCTTGGATTACATAATACCAGACAGACCGAAGAAATTGAGAGATTTAATAAAACGAGAACATTTTCTTGTCAAAGAAATGTTGGTTAAAGCCGAGGCTGAACATCTGTGGAAACAGGGCGTTAAAA CCGAAAATGAAATGGCCGGGAGGAAAGAAAAACCAACTGGTAATACAAGAACCGTACAACCAATGATGTCATCAACTTTCGACAACTTTTCAATAGCAGATCACGTTTCATCCTCAACTCCACTCTAA
- the LOC144425730 gene encoding anoctamin-5-like isoform X4 codes for MDNGSNDHLVKSKSSDGTGFSSSTSKQISGEENELYRLGSSISDVAGQLRPGTYKVRNQEVSTEYQKPRATLYFKDNERRIDFVLAYDDDEQDSEKKTKRDKFENGLMETGLQLEWEPKEESQDQKTCFVKIHAPWSVLLKYAEIMRIKMPLKEDESCESREKLEEEHENADICCHSVWSKCKCCFDPCRLDSGFIEDEGNYYTAEFSKEKQSFFDIKDRKTFFSNSERSRITYRILSETRFAPGKLQLGIQRLINQSVYDSAFPLHEGKHTAKDSKLPVNSNMRRMLYWEWARWGRWYKFQPLDAVRTYLGEKIAMYFAFLGFYTQMLAIAALVGTIVVIYGGVTLVQSDNPSREICDDTYPTYVGNETMCPVCDVDCSYWKLTTSCLAARFTHLFDNNSTIFFAVFMSLWATMFLEFWKREQFRLSYEWDLVDYDEEQDLIRPEFEAVVKKERLNPVTQQKEPYLDARTKYSRVAFSLVTVIFWLLVIVAAVFAIIVYRLAIKAIFAVSIDFTQVQDVELIGQFATPQMLTTITASLLSLIVIMVLNKVYEVVALKLTHMELPRTQMEFDDSFTFKMFCFQFVNYYSYLFYVAFFKTSIAGNPSNYTYLGDWRWEQCDPGGCMYELSIQLIIIMLGKQLWNNTLEIVLPWTLNKYRQYKSTKRSKEMPDNEYTRWEQDYDLQQATEMGLFYEYLEMIIQFGFVTLFVAAFPLAPLLALLNNIIEIRLDANKFICELRRPLAQKCADIGAWYHLLEFIATISVVTNSFTIAITSEAIPKMVYYYEYSIEPYGSYTERTLQGYTNDSLSLFNTSDFSERSMPKNPDPFGTGNVTICRYRDYRTPPSSDPKYALTMQYWHVVAARLAFVIVMEHVVFLLKRFLDYIIPDRPKKLRDLIKREHFLVKEMLVKAEAEHLWKQGVKTENEMAGRKEKPTGNTRTVQPMMSSTFDNFSIADHVSSSTPL; via the exons ATGGATAACGGATCCAACGACCATCTTGTAAAATCTAAGAGTAGCGATGGAACTGGTTTTTCAAGTTCCACTTCGAAGCAAATATCAGGAGAAGAAAATGAGCTGTACAGACTTGGTTCCTCAATAAGTGATGTTGCCGGCCAATTGAGGCCAGGGACATACAAAGTTAGAAATCAAGAAGTGTCTACGGAATATCAG aaaCCGAGAGCCACATTGTACTTCAAAGATAATGAACGACGAATAGACTTCGTGCTCGCCTATGACGACGATGAACAAGACAGCGAGAAGAAAACCAAAcgagataaatttgaaaatggccTTATGGAAACCGGTCTTCAATTGGAGTGGGAGCCCAAAGAG GAATCTCAAGATCAAAAAACCTGTTTTGTCAAAATTCATGCTCCATGGTCCGTTTTGTTGAAATATGCTGAAATAATGCGAATCAAAATGCCTTTGAAGGAAGACGAATCTTGTGAATCGCGAGAAAAGCTCGAGGAAGAACATGAGAATGCCGATATTTGTTGCCATTCGGTCTGGTCCAAATGTAAATGCTGTTTCGATCCATGTAGATTGGACAGTGGCTTTATTGAG GATGAAGGAAATTATTACACTGCTGAGTTTTCCAAAGAAAAACAGTCGTTTTTTGATATAAAAGATAGGAAGACATTCTTTTCTAATTCGGAAAGATCCAGAATT ACTTACCGGATTTTAAGTGAAACTAGATTTGCTCCAGGGAAATTACAACTTGGAATACAAAGGCTCATTAATCAAAGTGTATACGATTCTGCATTTCCGTTGCATGAG GGCAAGCATACGGCCAAAGATTCTAAGTTACCTGTAAACAGTAATATGCGACGAATGCTGTATTGGGAATGGGCAAGATGGGGTCGGTGGTACAAATTTCAACCACTGGATGCAGTCAG AACGTATCTAGGGGAAAAGATAGCTATGTATTTTGCTTTCCTCGGCTTCTATACTCAGATGCTGGCTATAGCTGCTCTTGTTGGAACGATTGTTGTTATTTATGGAGGCGTGACCCTTGTCCAAAGCGATAATCCTAG TCGTGAAATATGTGATGACACCTATCCAACATATGTTGGGAATGAAACAATGTGTCCTGTATGTGACGTTGATTGTTCGTACTGGAAGTTGACAACTTCGTGTCTCGCAGCTCGG TTCACACATCTCTTTGACAACAATTCTACgatattttttgctgttttcaTGTCTCTATGGG CAACCATGTTTCTTGAATTTTGGAAGCGTGAACAATTTCGTCTTTCGTATGAATGGGATTTAGTCGATTACGACGAAGAACAAGATCTAATTCGGCCGGAGTTTGAGGCTGTTGTTAAAAAGGAACGGTTGAATCCAGTCACCCAACAAAAAGAACCTTACCTCGACGCGCGAACAAAATATTCGCGAGTGGCATTTTCATTGGTCACTGTGATTTTCTGG CTTCTCGTAATCGTGGCGGCTGTTTTTGCCATCATTGTTTATCGTCTCGCTATCAAGGCAATTTTCGCTGTATCTATCGATTTCACCCAAGTACAAGATGTTGAATTGATTGGCCAGTTTGCGACTCCACAGATGTTGACTACGATAACTGCTTCATTACTATCTCTCATTGTCATTATGGTACTAAACAAG GTTTACGAAGTCGTCGCATTAAAGCTCACACATATGG AATTACCAAGAACTCAGATGGAATTCGATGACAGTTTCACcttcaaaatgttttgtttcCAATTTGTGAATTATTATTCCTACCTATTTTATGTCGCGTTTTTCAAGACATCGATAGCTGGCAATCCCAGCAATTATACTTATCTCGGAGACTGGAGATGGGAACAg TGTGATCCTGGTGGTTGTATGTACGAACTATCAATCCAGCTGATCATTATCATGCTCGGAAAACAATTGTGGAATAATACGTTGGAGATAGTACTTCCATGGACCCTGAATAAATACAG GCAATATAAATCAACTAAGCGTTCGAAAGAAATGCCTGATAACGAATATACAAGATGGGAGCAGGATTATGATTTACAACAAGCAACTGAGATGGGATTGTTTTATGAATACTTGGAAATGA ttaTACAATTTGGATTTGTCACATTATTCGTTGCCGCATTTCCCTTGGCTCCTCTTCTTGCTTTACTCAACAATATCATCGAAATACGACTTGATGCCAACAAATTTATATGTGAACTCAG aCGACCTCTCGCTCAGAAATGCGCTGATATTGGAGCTTGGTACCACTTACTTGAATTTATTGCGACTATCTCAGTCGTAACTAAC tCATTCACCATAGCTATAACATCAGAAGCAATCCCCAAGATGGTTTACTATTACGAATATTCAATAGAACCATACGGATCATACACGGAAAGAACCCTTCAG GGATACACAAATGACAGTCTATCTTTATTCAACACGTCTGATTTCAGTGAACGAAGTATGCCGAAAAATCCTGATCCATTTGGTACTGGCAATGTTACAATTTGCAG GTACCGGGATTATCGAACACCACCGTCGTCTGATCCAAAATATGCGTTAACAATGCAGTATTGGCATGTTGTCGCCGCTAGATTAGCTTTCGTTATCGTTATGGAG CATGTCGTATTCTTATTGAAACGATTCTTGGATTACATAATACCAGACAGACCGAAGAAATTGAGAGATTTAATAAAACGAGAACATTTTCTTGTCAAAGAAATGTTGGTTAAAGCCGAGGCTGAACATCTGTGGAAACAGGGCGTTAAAA CCGAAAATGAAATGGCCGGGAGGAAAGAAAAACCAACTGGTAATACAAGAACCGTACAACCAATGATGTCATCAACTTTCGACAACTTTTCAATAGCAGATCACGTTTCATCCTCAACTCCACTCTAA
- the LOC144425730 gene encoding anoctamin-5-like isoform X2: MDDNNGNLSGHISHTEVTYAGTKRKRKKRTIKSIVKSSKVDAYNIQMHPDSTSKTEDSGKMESDKTHEREEELPKAVYLQPTPRTLPPIDIKTSVGTSSVVATSAAFPDIQKTTRPTNPVLLPPINQDNKKGVDNASYTKHAEKSDSDTQNLNNGINENQPLNEDTKKKKYYQKPRATLYFKDNERRIDFVLAYDDDEQDSEKKTKRDKFENGLMETGLQLEWEPKEESQDQKTCFVKIHAPWSVLLKYAEIMRIKMPLKEDESCESREKLEEEHENADICCHSVWSKCKCCFDPCRLDSGFIEDEGNYYTAEFSKEKQSFFDIKDRKTFFSNSERSRITYRILSETRFAPGKLQLGIQRLINQSVYDSAFPLHEGKHTAKDSKLPVNSNMRRMLYWEWARWGRWYKFQPLDAVRKYFGDSIGIYFTWLGFYTHMLVYPSILGIIVFCYSAATLSGDPNSREICDDTYPTYVGNETMCPVCDVDCSYWKLTTSCLAARFTHLFDNNSTIFFAVFMSLWATMFLEFWKREQFRLSYEWDLVDYDEEQDLIRPEFEAVVKKERLNPVTQQKEPYLDARTKYSRVAFSLVTVIFWLLVIVAAVFAIIVYRLAIKAIFAVSIDFTQVQDVELIGQFATPQMLTTITASLLSLIVIMVLNKVYEVVALKLTHMELPRTQMEFDDSFTFKMFCFQFVNYYSYLFYVAFFKTSIAGNPSNYTYLGDWRWEQCDPGGCMYELSIQLIIIMLGKQLWNNTLEIVLPWTLNKYRQYKSTKRSKEMPDNEYTRWEQDYDLQQATEMGLFYEYLEMIIQFGFVTLFVAAFPLAPLLALLNNIIEIRLDANKFICELRRPLAQKCADIGAWYHLLEFIATISVVTNSFTIAITSEAIPKMVYYYEYSIEPYGSYTERTLQGYTNDSLSLFNTSDFSERSMPKNPDPFGTGNVTICRYRDYRTPPSSDPKYALTMQYWHVVAARLAFVIVMEHVVFLLKRFLDYIIPDRPKKLRDLIKREHFLVKEMLVKAEAEHLWKQGVKTENEMAGRKEKPTGNTRTVQPMMSSTFDNFSIADHVSSSTPL; encoded by the exons ATGGATGACAACAACGGAAATTTATCTGGACATATTTCGCATACTGAAGTAACTTATGCAGGAACAAAGCGCAAAAGGAAAAAACGGACTATTAAAAGTATTGTCAAATCTTCAAAAGTTGATGCGTATAATATACAAATGCACCCAG ATTCTACTTCCAAAACGGAAGATTCAGGAAAGATGGAATCTGACAAAACACACGAAAGGGAGGAAGAGCTTCCTAAGGCTGTCTACCTGCAACCGACACCTCGGACTCTGCCTCCTATCGATATCAAAACATCTGTCGGAACTTCATCCGTGGTCGCTACATCTGCTGCATTTCCAGATATACAAAAAACTACTCGACCAACTAATCCTGTTTTGTTGCCACCAATAAATCAAGACAATAAA AAAGGTGTGGACAATGCTTCGTACACAAAACATGCAGAAAAATCTGATTCGGAtacacaaaatttgaataacgGAATCAATGAAAACCAACCTTTGAATGAAGATACTAAAAAGAAAAAGTATTATCAA aaaCCGAGAGCCACATTGTACTTCAAAGATAATGAACGACGAATAGACTTCGTGCTCGCCTATGACGACGATGAACAAGACAGCGAGAAGAAAACCAAAcgagataaatttgaaaatggccTTATGGAAACCGGTCTTCAATTGGAGTGGGAGCCCAAAGAG GAATCTCAAGATCAAAAAACCTGTTTTGTCAAAATTCATGCTCCATGGTCCGTTTTGTTGAAATATGCTGAAATAATGCGAATCAAAATGCCTTTGAAGGAAGACGAATCTTGTGAATCGCGAGAAAAGCTCGAGGAAGAACATGAGAATGCCGATATTTGTTGCCATTCGGTCTGGTCCAAATGTAAATGCTGTTTCGATCCATGTAGATTGGACAGTGGCTTTATTGAG GATGAAGGAAATTATTACACTGCTGAGTTTTCCAAAGAAAAACAGTCGTTTTTTGATATAAAAGATAGGAAGACATTCTTTTCTAATTCGGAAAGATCCAGAATT ACTTACCGGATTTTAAGTGAAACTAGATTTGCTCCAGGGAAATTACAACTTGGAATACAAAGGCTCATTAATCAAAGTGTATACGATTCTGCATTTCCGTTGCATGAG GGCAAGCATACGGCCAAAGATTCTAAGTTACCTGTAAACAGTAATATGCGACGAATGCTGTATTGGGAATGGGCAAGATGGGGTCGGTGGTACAAATTTCAACCACTGGATGCAGTCAG aaaatattttggagACAGCATCGGTATATACTTCACTTGGCTTGGCTTTTATACTCACATGCTTGTTTATCCATCTATTCTGGGAATCATAGTATTTTGCTACAGCGCTGCAACCTTGTCCGGTGATCCGAATTC TCGTGAAATATGTGATGACACCTATCCAACATATGTTGGGAATGAAACAATGTGTCCTGTATGTGACGTTGATTGTTCGTACTGGAAGTTGACAACTTCGTGTCTCGCAGCTCGG TTCACACATCTCTTTGACAACAATTCTACgatattttttgctgttttcaTGTCTCTATGGG CAACCATGTTTCTTGAATTTTGGAAGCGTGAACAATTTCGTCTTTCGTATGAATGGGATTTAGTCGATTACGACGAAGAACAAGATCTAATTCGGCCGGAGTTTGAGGCTGTTGTTAAAAAGGAACGGTTGAATCCAGTCACCCAACAAAAAGAACCTTACCTCGACGCGCGAACAAAATATTCGCGAGTGGCATTTTCATTGGTCACTGTGATTTTCTGG CTTCTCGTAATCGTGGCGGCTGTTTTTGCCATCATTGTTTATCGTCTCGCTATCAAGGCAATTTTCGCTGTATCTATCGATTTCACCCAAGTACAAGATGTTGAATTGATTGGCCAGTTTGCGACTCCACAGATGTTGACTACGATAACTGCTTCATTACTATCTCTCATTGTCATTATGGTACTAAACAAG GTTTACGAAGTCGTCGCATTAAAGCTCACACATATGG AATTACCAAGAACTCAGATGGAATTCGATGACAGTTTCACcttcaaaatgttttgtttcCAATTTGTGAATTATTATTCCTACCTATTTTATGTCGCGTTTTTCAAGACATCGATAGCTGGCAATCCCAGCAATTATACTTATCTCGGAGACTGGAGATGGGAACAg TGTGATCCTGGTGGTTGTATGTACGAACTATCAATCCAGCTGATCATTATCATGCTCGGAAAACAATTGTGGAATAATACGTTGGAGATAGTACTTCCATGGACCCTGAATAAATACAG GCAATATAAATCAACTAAGCGTTCGAAAGAAATGCCTGATAACGAATATACAAGATGGGAGCAGGATTATGATTTACAACAAGCAACTGAGATGGGATTGTTTTATGAATACTTGGAAATGA ttaTACAATTTGGATTTGTCACATTATTCGTTGCCGCATTTCCCTTGGCTCCTCTTCTTGCTTTACTCAACAATATCATCGAAATACGACTTGATGCCAACAAATTTATATGTGAACTCAG aCGACCTCTCGCTCAGAAATGCGCTGATATTGGAGCTTGGTACCACTTACTTGAATTTATTGCGACTATCTCAGTCGTAACTAAC tCATTCACCATAGCTATAACATCAGAAGCAATCCCCAAGATGGTTTACTATTACGAATATTCAATAGAACCATACGGATCATACACGGAAAGAACCCTTCAG GGATACACAAATGACAGTCTATCTTTATTCAACACGTCTGATTTCAGTGAACGAAGTATGCCGAAAAATCCTGATCCATTTGGTACTGGCAATGTTACAATTTGCAG GTACCGGGATTATCGAACACCACCGTCGTCTGATCCAAAATATGCGTTAACAATGCAGTATTGGCATGTTGTCGCCGCTAGATTAGCTTTCGTTATCGTTATGGAG CATGTCGTATTCTTATTGAAACGATTCTTGGATTACATAATACCAGACAGACCGAAGAAATTGAGAGATTTAATAAAACGAGAACATTTTCTTGTCAAAGAAATGTTGGTTAAAGCCGAGGCTGAACATCTGTGGAAACAGGGCGTTAAAA CCGAAAATGAAATGGCCGGGAGGAAAGAAAAACCAACTGGTAATACAAGAACCGTACAACCAATGATGTCATCAACTTTCGACAACTTTTCAATAGCAGATCACGTTTCATCCTCAACTCCACTCTAA